The window GAAGCGTTTCTGTCCGGGTCGATCAGCCGGAAGATGCATCTGCATGCCCGCCGCATCCGGGTGGATCATCCCGACGGTGGCCGGATCGACGTGCGCGCCGACCTGCCCGAACATTTCATCAGCAGCCTGACCTCGCTGGGCTTCGACATCAACGCCGGGGATCTGCCGCTGGACGAGGAAATCGCACGCGCGCCCACCCGCGAGGACGAAAAGAAGGCGGCCCGCGCCCACGCCAAGCAGGTCCGCAAGGGCCGCCGTGGCGAACGCAGGTCACGGGGAGCGCGCTGATCGGGCAATGCATCCAAATTTTCACTTCCACTGGCGGGATCGGGAGGAATTGCGTGCCTTTGTAGCTGCGCAGCCTTTCGGCATGATATTTATGGAAACAGCCGACGGTCCTGCCGTCGCGCATGTGCCGTTCGTCTGGCTGGACGATGACCGCATCGGGTTTCACCTGTCCAGTTCGAACAAGTTGGCGTCGGATATCGGGAGCGGGCGCGCCTTGATCGTGGTGAATGGCCCTCATGCCTATGTCAGCCCAGATTGGTATGGGCTGGAGGATCAGGTGCCGACCTGGAACTATGTGGCCGTCGAGCTGAAAGGTGAGGTTTCCGCTATCGCGCCAGAATCGCTACCTACGCTGATCGACATGCTGTCGCAGGAGAATGAGAAGCGCCTGGCGCCGAAAGCGATTTGGACCCGCGACAAAATGACACCGGGTGTATTTGAGAGAATGCTCGGTGCGATCGTTGGTTTTGAGATGCACGTAACAGATTGGCACGGCACTCGAAAACTCGGCCAGAATAAATCTGTAGAAGCGCGAGCCAGCGTCTCCGTTGCATTGTCGGCCGCCGGCGAAGAGGCCACTGCCGCATTCATGCGCGAAACCTTTTTATGAGCAACCGGCTTGCCGTGTTCGATTGCGACGGGACGCTGGTCGATAGCCAGCACAGCATCTGCATGGCCATGACGCGCGCTTTTGAGGGTGAGAAGCTGACGCCCCCGGACCGCGCACGCATCCTGTCCGTGGTCGGGCTTTCGCTGCCGCTGGCGATTGCGCGGCTATTGCCGGAGGCGCAGGCGGATTTTCACGATCATTTGTCCGAAAGCTACAAGCGCGCATTCCACCGGTTGCGGCAGGACAATGCCGTGTCAGAACCGCTTTATCCCGGAATCGCCGACCTGATCCGCGACCTTGACGCCGATGGCTGGCTGCTTGGCGTTGCGACGGGCAAGTCGGATCGCGGCCTTGCCCTCTGCCTTGGCCATCATGGCATCCATGCGCATTTCATCACGCTTCAGACAGCCGACCGGCATCCGTCGAAGCCGCACCCCTCCATGCTGTTGACCGCCATGGCTGATGCTGGCGCTGTGCCCGAAACGACCGTGATGATCGGCGATACCAGCTATGACATCGACATGGCGCTTGCCGCTGGCACGCGCGCGCTGGGTGTCGGCTGGGGTTATCATGCGCCGTCGGACCTGATCGCCGCGGGCGCACACAGCGTGGCGATGGACAGCGGCGAACTCAGGA of the Sphingobium herbicidovorans genome contains:
- a CDS encoding FMN-binding negative transcriptional regulator, whose product is MHPNFHFHWRDREELRAFVAAQPFGMIFMETADGPAVAHVPFVWLDDDRIGFHLSSSNKLASDIGSGRALIVVNGPHAYVSPDWYGLEDQVPTWNYVAVELKGEVSAIAPESLPTLIDMLSQENEKRLAPKAIWTRDKMTPGVFERMLGAIVGFEMHVTDWHGTRKLGQNKSVEARASVSVALSAAGEEATAAFMRETFL
- a CDS encoding HAD-IA family hydrolase, translating into MSNRLAVFDCDGTLVDSQHSICMAMTRAFEGEKLTPPDRARILSVVGLSLPLAIARLLPEAQADFHDHLSESYKRAFHRLRQDNAVSEPLYPGIADLIRDLDADGWLLGVATGKSDRGLALCLGHHGIHAHFITLQTADRHPSKPHPSMLLTAMADAGAVPETTVMIGDTSYDIDMALAAGTRALGVGWGYHAPSDLIAAGAHSVAMDSGELRTHIGAK